One genomic segment of Vulgatibacter sp. includes these proteins:
- a CDS encoding ArsA family ATPase, which produces MLSSLIDNKRVVVCSGAGGVGKTTTSAAIALAAARQGRRAVVLTIDPARRLADALGMPSLPSEPAPVPRELLDRAGVPPEGELHALMLDPKQTFDGLVRRLNPPDAAKRILENRLYQQISQLLAGMQEYTAEEKLHELAADDRFDVVVIDTPPTRNALDFLEAPGKLTRFLDERVLKWFLPQQQRWGFGILQRTGKIVGSVLERIFGEGFASELQDFLATLGGMTTTLRQHAEEVRQLLASPGSTFLLVTAPESASLDDAVYFRSRLDELGLPFGGYVVNRLHPQRPAASAAEVQAAGLALAEELPPGEAAKLLRRLEASYERERARADRDRQMLDRLRAEGKAPLVGIPRLEGDISDVAGLALLVDSAFSPGR; this is translated from the coding sequence ATGCTCTCCTCCCTGATCGACAACAAGCGCGTGGTGGTCTGCAGCGGCGCAGGTGGCGTGGGCAAGACCACGACCTCCGCGGCGATCGCCCTCGCTGCCGCGCGGCAGGGCCGCCGGGCGGTGGTCCTCACCATCGATCCGGCCCGCCGCCTCGCCGACGCCCTCGGCATGCCCTCGCTGCCCAGCGAGCCGGCGCCGGTTCCGCGGGAGCTCCTCGATCGGGCCGGCGTGCCGCCGGAAGGCGAGCTCCACGCGCTGATGCTCGATCCGAAGCAGACCTTCGACGGGCTGGTCCGGCGCCTCAACCCGCCCGATGCGGCGAAGCGGATCCTCGAGAACCGCCTCTACCAGCAGATCTCGCAGCTCCTCGCCGGCATGCAGGAGTACACGGCGGAGGAGAAGCTCCACGAGCTCGCCGCGGACGACCGCTTCGACGTGGTGGTGATCGACACGCCCCCGACGCGGAACGCCCTCGACTTCCTCGAGGCACCGGGCAAGCTCACCCGCTTCCTCGACGAGCGCGTGCTCAAGTGGTTCCTGCCGCAGCAGCAGCGCTGGGGCTTCGGCATCCTCCAGCGCACCGGCAAGATCGTGGGCTCGGTGCTGGAGCGGATCTTCGGCGAGGGCTTCGCCTCGGAGCTGCAGGATTTCCTCGCCACCCTGGGCGGGATGACCACCACCCTGCGCCAGCACGCCGAGGAGGTCCGCCAGCTCCTCGCCTCTCCCGGCTCGACCTTCCTCCTGGTCACGGCGCCGGAGAGCGCCTCCCTCGACGACGCCGTCTACTTCCGCAGCAGGCTCGACGAGCTGGGCCTTCCCTTCGGCGGCTACGTGGTCAACCGGCTCCATCCCCAGCGACCGGCGGCGAGCGCAGCCGAGGTGCAGGCTGCGGGGCTGGCCCTCGCCGAGGAGTTGCCGCCCGGCGAGGCGGCGAAGCTGCTCCGCCGCCTCGAGGCGAGCTACGAGCGGGAGCGCGCCCGCGCCGACCGGGACCGGCAGATGCTCGACCGCCTCCGCGCCGAGGGGAAGGCGCCGCTCGTGGGGATCCCGCGGCTCGAGGGCGACATCAGCGACGTGGCCGGCCTCGCCCTGCTCGTCGACAGCGCCTTTTCGCCGGGACGGTAG
- a CDS encoding TIGR04551 family protein: protein MIRPLAASGGIALASLVATPVLAQQAPPPRDRQPAAEQAAPSTGGTQLSAAEREALREQLREELSAEFEQRLETAREEMRDEVRAAVTSAGAASEWEEEWEDVRPQLDFLELDGYFRTRMDVFNDFDLGTGPDAAGFTFYPVDPRDPDANTIAGANMRLRIDPTLNVSEEIRIRAQIDIFDNLVFGATPRAGFAAGIGNQRYPYAFLTDTQATPEFGFNSVTDSIVAKRAWAEVRTPIGELRFGRMPNQFGLGMNINDGNCIDCDHGDTVDRFMFATRIADHVIAPAIDFVSEGPTTADPWVWYPNAQPVDRTQSDDATDYVLVLLRRDDDEEIRRMRTAGKEVFVNYGLYFTYREQSWDAPTVQVGGPTQGNGGGGGVLNPSDLPLANAFVARDAWAVMPDLWFRLLYKSFRLELEFVTVQGEIGNRSLGGDDVTQTQSLDLQQYGAVLQNEIALVDDKLRLGLEIGFASGDDAPGFGNFPGRTGSGEGGFTRAGDWEGPQFACAQAACSDDNINNFRFDRDYHVDLILFREILGGVTDATYVKPSVNYDVTEGLGLNLGIVYSQANSADSTPTGNRPLGVEIDAAVNYLSDDGFVASIAYGVLFPLSGLDQIEVPGNPASEAISAETAQAVRGFFGIIY, encoded by the coding sequence ATGATCCGTCCGCTCGCCGCATCCGGCGGGATCGCGCTCGCCTCACTTGTCGCCACCCCCGTCCTTGCGCAGCAGGCGCCGCCGCCCCGTGACCGGCAGCCCGCCGCCGAGCAGGCGGCGCCGTCGACGGGCGGCACCCAGCTCAGCGCAGCGGAGCGGGAGGCCCTGCGCGAGCAGCTGCGGGAGGAGCTCTCCGCCGAATTCGAGCAGCGCCTCGAGACGGCCCGCGAGGAGATGCGCGACGAGGTCCGCGCGGCGGTCACCTCCGCCGGCGCCGCCTCCGAGTGGGAGGAGGAGTGGGAGGACGTCCGTCCCCAGCTCGATTTCCTCGAGCTCGATGGCTACTTCCGCACCCGGATGGACGTCTTCAACGACTTCGATCTGGGCACCGGCCCCGACGCCGCCGGCTTCACCTTCTACCCGGTCGACCCCCGCGATCCCGACGCCAACACCATCGCCGGCGCCAACATGCGCCTGCGCATCGATCCCACGCTCAACGTGAGCGAGGAGATCCGGATCCGCGCGCAGATCGACATCTTCGACAACCTGGTCTTCGGCGCCACGCCGCGGGCCGGGTTCGCCGCCGGGATCGGGAACCAGCGCTACCCCTACGCCTTCCTCACCGACACCCAGGCGACGCCCGAGTTCGGCTTCAACTCGGTCACCGACTCGATCGTGGCCAAGCGCGCCTGGGCGGAGGTCCGCACGCCCATCGGCGAGCTCCGCTTCGGCCGCATGCCCAACCAATTCGGCCTGGGCATGAACATCAACGACGGCAATTGCATCGACTGCGACCACGGCGACACCGTCGATCGCTTCATGTTCGCCACGCGGATCGCCGACCACGTGATCGCCCCGGCGATCGACTTCGTTTCCGAGGGGCCGACCACCGCCGATCCCTGGGTCTGGTACCCGAACGCGCAGCCCGTCGACCGCACCCAGAGCGACGACGCCACCGACTACGTGTTGGTGCTCCTCCGCCGCGACGACGACGAGGAGATCCGCCGGATGCGCACGGCGGGCAAGGAAGTCTTCGTCAACTACGGCCTCTACTTCACCTACCGCGAGCAGTCGTGGGATGCCCCCACCGTGCAGGTCGGCGGCCCGACCCAGGGCAACGGCGGCGGCGGCGGGGTGCTCAACCCCAGCGACCTGCCCCTCGCCAACGCCTTCGTCGCCCGCGACGCCTGGGCGGTGATGCCGGACCTCTGGTTCCGGCTGCTCTACAAGAGCTTCCGTCTCGAGCTCGAATTCGTCACCGTGCAGGGCGAGATCGGCAACCGCTCCCTGGGCGGCGACGACGTCACCCAGACCCAGAGCCTCGACCTCCAGCAGTACGGCGCCGTGCTCCAGAACGAGATCGCCCTGGTGGACGACAAGCTCCGCCTCGGCCTCGAGATTGGCTTCGCCTCCGGCGACGACGCGCCGGGCTTCGGCAACTTCCCCGGCCGCACCGGCTCCGGCGAGGGTGGCTTCACCCGCGCCGGCGATTGGGAGGGGCCGCAGTTCGCCTGCGCCCAGGCGGCCTGCTCGGACGACAACATCAACAACTTCCGCTTCGACCGCGACTACCACGTCGATCTCATCCTCTTCCGCGAGATCCTGGGCGGCGTCACCGACGCCACCTACGTGAAGCCGAGCGTGAACTACGACGTGACCGAGGGGCTCGGCCTCAACCTCGGCATCGTCTACTCGCAGGCGAACTCGGCGGACAGCACCCCCACCGGCAACCGGCCGCTGGGCGTCGAGATCGACGCGGCGGTGAACTACCTCTCCGACGACGGCTTCGTCGCCTCGATCGCCTACGGCGTGCTCTTCCCGCTCTCGGGCCTCGACCAGATCGAGGTGCCCGGCAACCCGGCCTCCGAAGCCATCAGCGCGGAGACGGCGCAGGCGGTGCGCGGCTTCTTCGGGATCATCTACTGA
- a CDS encoding FmdB family zinc ribbon protein, which translates to MPIYEYECKSCGVYEVNHRITEPARTACETCGGEVRRLISNTAFMLKGGGWYADGYGSKNGASAAASEKSSDAGGCGAGACGTGGGCGAAEA; encoded by the coding sequence ATGCCCATCTACGAGTACGAGTGCAAGAGCTGCGGCGTCTACGAGGTCAACCACCGGATCACCGAGCCCGCGCGGACCGCCTGCGAGACCTGCGGCGGCGAGGTGCGGCGGCTGATCTCCAACACGGCTTTCATGCTCAAGGGCGGCGGCTGGTACGCCGACGGTTACGGAAGCAAGAACGGCGCTTCCGCCGCTGCGAGCGAGAAGTCATCCGACGCGGGCGGCTGCGGCGCTGGTGCCTGCGGCACCGGCGGCGGCTGCGGCGCTGCAGAGGCCTGA
- a CDS encoding glycosyltransferase, with the protein MPRVSVLLPARNAAGTLLPALRSILRQTLRDLELVAVDDGSTDGTPAILAEAAAADGRVRVIRGPGQGIVAALEAGRAVCSGAYVARMDADDVAHPLRLAEQIARLDEDASLDGLGCNVSMFPAQQVGEGMRRYVGWINSLHDADDVARERFVESPLVHPAVVLRARALEAVGGYVERGWPEDYDLWLTLLGSGARLANLPAVRLFWRDHGTRLTRTDPRYGKAQHLALKARHLAAGPLAERRSCAIWGAGKTGRALARALEAEGIAVEYWVDVDPAKIGRLRRGVPVLGAGELPPPGGPLLLSAVAARGARAEIRADLQKSGWREGRDYLLCW; encoded by the coding sequence ATGCCGCGGGTCTCCGTGCTGCTTCCTGCCCGCAACGCGGCAGGAACGCTGCTTCCTGCGCTCCGGTCGATCCTCCGGCAGACCTTGCGCGATCTGGAGCTGGTGGCGGTGGACGACGGCTCCACCGACGGCACCCCCGCGATCCTCGCCGAGGCCGCCGCAGCCGATGGGCGGGTCCGGGTGATCCGCGGGCCGGGGCAGGGGATCGTCGCCGCACTGGAGGCGGGTCGCGCCGTCTGCAGCGGCGCCTACGTCGCCCGCATGGACGCAGACGACGTCGCCCATCCCCTGCGCCTCGCCGAGCAGATCGCCCGTCTCGACGAGGACGCTTCCCTCGACGGCCTCGGCTGCAACGTCTCGATGTTTCCGGCGCAGCAGGTGGGCGAGGGGATGCGGCGCTACGTGGGCTGGATCAACTCGCTCCACGACGCCGACGACGTGGCCCGGGAGCGCTTCGTCGAGAGCCCGCTGGTCCATCCGGCGGTGGTGCTCCGCGCGCGCGCGCTCGAGGCGGTGGGCGGCTACGTGGAGCGGGGCTGGCCGGAGGACTACGACCTCTGGCTCACGCTGCTGGGCAGCGGCGCGCGGCTCGCGAACCTGCCGGCGGTGCGGCTCTTCTGGCGCGACCACGGCACGCGGCTCACCCGCACCGATCCCCGCTACGGCAAGGCGCAGCACCTCGCGTTGAAGGCCCGGCATCTCGCTGCGGGACCCCTTGCAGAGAGGCGCAGCTGCGCGATCTGGGGCGCCGGCAAGACCGGCCGCGCCCTGGCGCGGGCCCTCGAGGCCGAAGGGATCGCGGTCGAATATTGGGTGGACGTCGATCCTGCCAAGATCGGCAGGCTGCGCCGCGGCGTGCCGGTCCTCGGCGCCGGGGAACTGCCGCCGCCCGGTGGCCCGCTGCTGCTCTCGGCGGTCGCCGCCCGCGGCGCCCGGGCGGAGATCCGCGCCGATCTGCAGAAGAGCGGCTGGCGCGAGGGGCGCGACTACCTGCTCTGCTGGTGA
- a CDS encoding nucleoside recognition domain-containing protein, with translation MGILWFLLLAAGALVAVVNDNLDGFTRGALEGATGAVTLAIGLVGTLALWLGLLRVAEEAGLTEWLARGVRPLMKRLFPDVPPEHPAMTAMVLNVAANALGLGNAATPLGLKAMEELQTLNPRRDTATDAMVLFLVINTSSVQLIPATVVAMRAAGGSENPTAIVGPTLLATLISTVIGITVAKLLARTRLAGKPEGPI, from the coding sequence GTGGGCATCCTCTGGTTCCTCCTCCTCGCCGCCGGCGCCCTCGTCGCCGTGGTGAACGACAACCTCGACGGCTTCACCCGCGGTGCGCTCGAGGGCGCCACCGGCGCGGTGACGCTGGCGATCGGCCTGGTCGGCACCCTGGCGCTCTGGCTCGGCCTGCTCCGGGTGGCGGAGGAGGCAGGCCTCACCGAGTGGCTCGCCCGCGGGGTGCGACCGTTGATGAAGCGGCTCTTCCCCGACGTGCCCCCCGAGCACCCGGCGATGACGGCGATGGTGCTCAACGTCGCCGCCAACGCGCTCGGCCTCGGGAACGCGGCGACGCCGCTGGGGCTCAAGGCGATGGAGGAGCTGCAAACCCTCAATCCACGCAGGGATACGGCCACCGACGCGATGGTTCTCTTCCTCGTGATCAACACCAGCTCCGTGCAGCTCATCCCCGCCACGGTGGTGGCGATGCGCGCCGCCGGCGGCTCGGAGAATCCCACCGCGATCGTGGGGCCGACGCTGCTCGCGACGCTGATCTCCACGGTGATCGGCATCACCGTAGCCAAGCTCCTCGCCCGCACCCGGCTCGCCGGCAAGCCGGAGGGGCCGATCTGA
- the dapA gene encoding 4-hydroxy-tetrahydrodipicolinate synthase, producing the protein MRTFEGNLVALATPFRGGKLDEGAYRALCERLLGDGVDGLVPCGTTGETPTLEAGEQQTCVRIAVEVAKAKGAFVVAGAGTNNTASTIRNVAVVREAGADGALVVTPYYSRPTQAGIVAHYRELAKANPGFPIVAYVVPGRTGVDLLPDTYRALADVAEVVAVKEATASMQRVIDIRERVGDRFTLLSGDDFTVLPFVACGGRGVISVTSNVAPRHMGDLVRAAMAGDLVKAREIQVAINALNTTLFVEPNPVPVKAALHLLGHFADEMRLPLTPATEATRARLGDALRGLGLLG; encoded by the coding sequence ATGCGTACGTTCGAAGGAAATCTGGTCGCCCTCGCCACGCCCTTCCGTGGCGGCAAGCTGGACGAAGGCGCCTACCGCGCCCTCTGCGAGCGCCTGCTCGGCGACGGCGTGGACGGCCTCGTCCCCTGCGGCACCACCGGCGAGACGCCGACCCTCGAGGCGGGCGAGCAGCAGACCTGCGTGCGCATCGCCGTCGAGGTGGCGAAGGCGAAGGGCGCCTTCGTGGTTGCAGGGGCCGGTACCAACAACACCGCCTCCACCATCCGCAACGTGGCGGTGGTCCGCGAGGCAGGCGCCGACGGCGCCCTCGTGGTCACGCCCTACTACAGCCGCCCGACGCAGGCGGGCATCGTCGCCCACTACCGCGAGTTGGCGAAGGCGAACCCCGGCTTCCCGATCGTGGCCTACGTCGTCCCGGGGCGCACCGGCGTCGACCTGCTGCCCGATACCTACAGGGCGCTGGCCGACGTCGCCGAGGTGGTGGCGGTGAAGGAGGCGACCGCCTCGATGCAGCGGGTGATCGACATCCGCGAGCGCGTCGGCGACCGCTTCACGCTCCTCTCCGGCGACGACTTCACCGTGCTGCCCTTCGTCGCCTGCGGCGGGAGGGGCGTGATCAGCGTCACCTCCAACGTGGCGCCCCGGCACATGGGTGATCTCGTCCGCGCTGCGATGGCGGGCGACCTGGTGAAGGCCCGGGAGATCCAGGTGGCGATCAACGCCCTCAACACCACGCTCTTCGTCGAGCCCAACCCGGTGCCGGTGAAGGCGGCGCTCCACCTCCTCGGCCATTTCGCCGACGAGATGCGGCTGCCGCTCACGCCGGCGACCGAGGCGACCCGGGCG
- a CDS encoding RluA family pseudouridine synthase, whose amino-acid sequence MPAAPAAAAALQRPEIRRIKLTVAPADEGERLDRYLSARGGISRGEARRALERGGVYLEGSRCKVASKAVRAGQSVEAVLEEAGRVEKAPAAPLVVLHEDEQLLAVAKPAGVASQPTLTGDVGTLPWLVGKHLGRKAAEVPTVHRLDRDTSGVVVFGKTATATRALAAAFREGTAQKEYQAVVVGRLEGSGVVEAPLGPAPGRKGSHAVVASGSPAVTRWEVLAHHGDDATLVRLLPETGRTHQLRVHLAHLGHPIVGDSRYGGPPRAGAVEAPRFLLHARALELPHPSGGTIRLEAPFPPDFAAAAGIFSLESPPAG is encoded by the coding sequence GTGCCTGCGGCACCGGCGGCGGCTGCGGCGCTGCAGAGGCCTGAGATCCGACGCATCAAACTGACGGTCGCCCCGGCGGACGAGGGCGAGCGGCTCGACCGCTACCTCTCCGCCAGGGGCGGCATCTCCCGTGGCGAAGCCCGTCGGGCGCTGGAGCGCGGCGGCGTCTACCTCGAAGGCAGCCGCTGCAAGGTGGCCTCGAAGGCGGTGCGCGCCGGCCAGAGCGTGGAGGCGGTGCTCGAGGAGGCGGGCCGGGTCGAGAAGGCCCCCGCAGCGCCGCTGGTGGTGCTCCACGAGGACGAGCAGCTCCTCGCGGTGGCCAAGCCCGCAGGCGTCGCCTCCCAGCCCACCCTCACCGGCGACGTGGGCACCCTGCCCTGGCTCGTCGGCAAACACCTCGGCCGCAAGGCGGCGGAGGTGCCCACGGTGCACCGGCTCGATCGCGACACCTCGGGCGTGGTGGTCTTCGGCAAGACCGCCACCGCCACCCGCGCCCTCGCCGCCGCCTTCCGCGAGGGCACCGCGCAGAAGGAGTACCAGGCGGTGGTGGTCGGCCGCCTCGAGGGCAGCGGCGTCGTCGAGGCGCCGCTCGGTCCCGCGCCCGGGCGCAAGGGATCGCATGCGGTGGTGGCAAGCGGCAGCCCTGCCGTCACGCGCTGGGAGGTGCTCGCCCACCACGGCGACGACGCCACGCTGGTGCGCCTCCTCCCCGAGACGGGACGCACCCACCAGCTCCGGGTCCATCTCGCCCATCTCGGCCATCCGATCGTCGGCGACAGCCGCTACGGCGGCCCGCCCCGGGCCGGCGCGGTGGAGGCCCCGCGCTTCCTGCTCCACGCCAGGGCTCTCGAGCTCCCCCACCCCTCCGGGGGCACGATCCGTCTGGAAGCGCCCTTTCCCCCGGATTTCGCCGCAGCCGCGGGGATCTTTTCCCTTGAAAGCCCGCCTGCAGGCTAG
- a CDS encoding transglutaminase-like domain-containing protein: protein MRLHLLVPLLLAACATAPVTPPRSPAPPPRPEVLRLQRPAGGEWLGLFLLGQKAGWLHADTVEDSFEGRPAIRAEISLALELQVGGNVARRTSVDRRWYERREGGRLLGFEAIRRGDGGNRHVAGSCDEARCAIAIADEGGVVHITVPLPPETADDADPVRLAAARRGTVAAVWLDLDELEEKRASHRFDGEEGGLARVITEEGGETFVTLLDEKGATREVQLGPGLLAVAASEEEARAIGTPADVFALTSVPVPDPLPEAPAAVVFEIEGLPERLWREDGRQRFEALGGGAVRVRIVAEPAATAAAEDDFALYKSFLRTSPSVDWDTPAVRALADAIRAEAASPRALAEALVLHVHERLEKVYGASSDRASRVLREGKGDCTEHALLFVALARAAGLPARQVHGLALADGGAGRALYWHEWAEVHLEGGWVAVDPTFGQFPADATHLALGQERDAGATRVLGQLRIRKATAPPVPAASFR, encoded by the coding sequence ATGCGCCTGCACCTCCTCGTCCCGCTCCTCCTCGCCGCCTGTGCCACGGCGCCGGTGACCCCGCCACGCAGCCCGGCACCTCCGCCACGCCCCGAGGTGCTGCGGCTGCAGCGCCCCGCCGGCGGCGAGTGGCTCGGGCTCTTCCTCCTCGGGCAGAAGGCCGGCTGGCTCCACGCGGATACGGTCGAGGATTCCTTCGAGGGCCGCCCGGCGATCCGCGCCGAGATCTCCCTCGCCCTCGAGCTCCAGGTGGGCGGCAACGTCGCCCGCCGCACCTCCGTGGACCGCCGCTGGTACGAGCGGCGCGAAGGGGGCAGGCTCCTCGGCTTCGAGGCGATTCGCCGGGGCGACGGCGGCAACCGCCACGTCGCCGGCAGCTGCGACGAGGCCCGCTGCGCCATCGCCATCGCCGACGAGGGCGGCGTGGTCCACATCACCGTGCCGCTGCCCCCGGAGACCGCCGACGACGCCGACCCGGTGCGGCTCGCCGCAGCGCGCCGGGGCACGGTCGCCGCGGTCTGGCTCGATCTCGACGAGTTGGAGGAGAAGCGCGCCAGCCACCGCTTCGACGGCGAGGAGGGCGGCCTCGCCCGGGTGATCACCGAGGAAGGCGGGGAGACCTTCGTCACCCTCCTCGACGAGAAGGGCGCCACCCGCGAGGTCCAGCTCGGCCCCGGCCTGCTGGCGGTGGCGGCTTCAGAGGAAGAGGCCCGGGCGATCGGGACCCCAGCCGACGTCTTCGCCCTCACCAGCGTGCCGGTGCCCGATCCCCTCCCTGAGGCGCCGGCGGCGGTGGTCTTCGAGATCGAGGGGCTCCCCGAGCGCCTCTGGCGCGAGGATGGCAGGCAGCGCTTCGAAGCCCTCGGCGGCGGCGCGGTCCGGGTGCGCATCGTCGCCGAGCCAGCGGCGACGGCAGCGGCGGAGGACGACTTCGCCCTCTACAAGAGCTTCCTCCGCACCTCCCCCAGCGTCGATTGGGACACGCCGGCGGTCCGCGCCCTCGCCGATGCGATCCGGGCGGAGGCGGCGTCGCCCCGCGCGCTGGCGGAAGCGCTGGTCCTCCACGTCCACGAGCGGCTGGAGAAGGTCTACGGCGCCTCGTCCGACCGGGCGAGCCGCGTCCTCCGGGAGGGGAAGGGGGACTGCACCGAACACGCCCTCCTCTTCGTCGCCCTCGCCAGGGCCGCCGGGCTCCCGGCCCGGCAGGTCCACGGATTGGCGCTGGCGGACGGCGGGGCAGGGCGGGCGCTCTACTGGCACGAGTGGGCCGAGGTCCACCTCGAGGGCGGCTGGGTCGCGGTGGATCCGACCTTCGGCCAGTTCCCCGCCGACGCCACCCACCTCGCGCTGGGACAGGAGCGGGACGCGGGAGCGACCCGGGTCCTGGGGCAGCTGCGGATCCGCAAGGCGACGGCCCCGCCGGTCCCGGCCGCCTCCTTTCGTTGA
- a CDS encoding spore maturation protein, with translation MEALIRVLDLISKWAIPIFLVGVPAVGLARGVKIYTAFVEGAKEGFEVAVRIIPYLVAILAAVGAFRGAGAMDLIATWLAPVLEPLGIPASVLPMMLVRPLSGSGANGVLGDLIRSEGPDSFAARMAAVMAGSTETTFYVLAVYFGAAGVTKYRHAIPAALLADLAGFVAAIAVTRLVFG, from the coding sequence ATGGAAGCGCTGATCCGCGTCCTCGACCTGATCTCGAAGTGGGCGATCCCGATCTTCCTCGTCGGTGTCCCCGCCGTCGGGCTCGCCCGGGGCGTGAAGATCTACACGGCCTTCGTCGAAGGGGCGAAGGAGGGCTTCGAGGTGGCGGTGCGGATCATCCCCTATCTCGTGGCGATCCTCGCCGCGGTGGGCGCCTTCCGCGGCGCCGGGGCGATGGACCTCATCGCCACGTGGCTTGCGCCGGTGCTCGAGCCCCTCGGGATCCCCGCCTCGGTGCTGCCGATGATGCTGGTGCGCCCGCTCTCCGGCAGCGGCGCCAACGGCGTGCTCGGCGATCTGATCCGCAGCGAGGGCCCCGACAGCTTCGCCGCCCGGATGGCGGCGGTGATGGCGGGCTCCACCGAGACCACCTTCTACGTGCTGGCGGTCTATTTCGGCGCCGCCGGGGTGACGAAATACCGCCACGCCATCCCCGCTGCGCTCCTCGCCGACCTGGCGGGCTTCGTTGCCGCCATCGCCGTCACCCGCCTCGTGTTCGGATGA
- the argH gene encoding argininosuccinate lyase: MATRQSKKAGAVSRAALAGKADPRLISFNASIDVDRHLWREDIAGSVAHAEMLGATGIIPQADADKLVKGLARVAREIERGEMQWSEELEDIHTHIERRLGEIVGPKVAGRLHTARSRNDQVALDERLFLVRAAHEADLAIRALQQALVAQAEVHAGTIMPGYTHLQRAQPITLGHHLLAYCEMFERDRGRFADARERAAVSPLGSGALAATSLPIDRQRVAGALGLSGITTNSLDGVSSRDALLEFLSAYAIAQVHLSRLAEEVCLWATEEFGFIDLDDGFCTGSSLMPQKKNPDVAELARGKAGRVIGDLVMLLTVVKGLPLAYNKDLQEDKEPVLDAHRTLLASFDATAGMIATARFREERMAAALERGEPCATDAAEWLVAQGVPFREAHEIVGRMARETRDAGRRLAELSEAELVAYHPAFGGAPAIFDPRRSLAARDLPGGPAPKRVAAEVRRWKRVLAK, translated from the coding sequence GTGGCAACCAGGCAGAGCAAGAAGGCAGGCGCCGTCTCCAGGGCGGCGCTCGCGGGCAAGGCGGATCCCCGGCTCATCTCCTTCAACGCCTCGATCGACGTCGACCGCCACCTCTGGCGGGAGGACATCGCCGGCTCGGTGGCCCACGCGGAGATGCTGGGCGCCACCGGGATCATTCCGCAGGCAGACGCCGACAAGCTGGTGAAGGGGCTCGCCCGCGTCGCCCGCGAGATCGAGCGCGGCGAGATGCAGTGGTCCGAGGAGCTCGAGGACATCCACACCCACATTGAGCGGCGCCTCGGCGAGATCGTGGGGCCGAAGGTCGCGGGCCGCCTCCACACCGCGCGCTCCCGCAACGATCAGGTGGCCCTCGACGAGCGGCTCTTCCTGGTGCGCGCAGCCCACGAGGCGGACCTCGCCATCCGGGCGCTGCAGCAGGCGCTGGTGGCGCAAGCCGAGGTCCACGCCGGCACGATCATGCCCGGCTACACCCACCTGCAGCGGGCGCAGCCGATCACCCTCGGCCACCACCTCCTCGCCTATTGCGAGATGTTCGAGCGCGACCGGGGCCGCTTCGCCGACGCCCGCGAGCGCGCCGCCGTCTCGCCGCTGGGCAGCGGGGCGCTGGCGGCCACCTCGCTGCCCATCGACCGGCAGCGGGTCGCAGGGGCGCTGGGGCTCTCCGGGATCACCACCAACTCGCTGGACGGCGTCTCCTCTCGCGACGCGCTCCTCGAGTTCCTCTCCGCCTACGCCATCGCCCAGGTGCACCTCTCCCGCCTCGCGGAGGAGGTCTGCCTCTGGGCCACCGAGGAGTTCGGCTTCATCGATCTCGACGACGGCTTCTGCACCGGCTCCTCGCTGATGCCGCAGAAGAAGAACCCCGACGTGGCGGAGCTCGCCCGCGGCAAGGCGGGGCGGGTGATCGGCGATCTGGTGATGCTCCTCACCGTGGTGAAGGGGCTGCCGCTCGCCTACAACAAGGATCTCCAGGAGGACAAGGAGCCGGTGCTCGACGCGCATCGCACGCTGCTCGCCTCCTTCGACGCCACCGCCGGCATGATCGCAACCGCCCGCTTCCGCGAGGAGCGGATGGCGGCGGCGCTGGAGCGCGGCGAGCCCTGCGCCACCGACGCCGCCGAGTGGCTCGTCGCGCAGGGGGTGCCCTTCCGCGAGGCCCACGAGATCGTCGGGCGCATGGCCCGCGAGACCCGCGACGCGGGCCGCCGTCTCGCGGAACTCTCGGAGGCGGAGCTGGTCGCGTACCACCCGGCCTTCGGCGGGGCGCCGGCGATCTTCGACCCCCGCCGCTCCCTCGCAGCGCGGGATCTGCCCGGTGGCCCGGCGCCGAAGCGCGTCGCCGCCGAGGTGCGCCGCTGGAAGCGGGTGCTGGCGAAGTGA